Proteins encoded together in one Lathyrus oleraceus cultivar Zhongwan6 chromosome 5, CAAS_Psat_ZW6_1.0, whole genome shotgun sequence window:
- the LOC127087620 gene encoding ATPase 9, plasma membrane-type, with product MTSLEDIKKETVDLERIPVDDVFRELNCTKEGLTNEEGQKRLTVFGPNKLEEKSESKVLKFLGFMWNPLSWVMEAAAIMAIALANGGGQPPDWQDFVGITVLLFINSTISFIEENNAGNAAQALMAGLAPKTKVLRDGRWSEQEAAILVPGDIISVKLGDIIPADCRLLDGDALKIDQSALTGESLPVTKNPGDEVYSGSTVKQGELEAVVIATGVHTFFGKAAHLVDSTNQVGHFQKVLTAIGNFCICSIAVGMVIEIVVMYPIQHRRYRSGIDNLLVLLIGGIPIAMPTVLSVTMAIGSHRLSEQGAITKRMTAIEEMAGMDVLCSDKTGTLTLNKLTVDKNLVEVFSRDTDKDMVILLGARASRVENQDAIDACIVGMLSDPKEAREGLTEVHFLPFNPVDKRTAITYIDTDGNWHRVSKGAPEQIIELCNLREDVKRKALSIIDKFADRGLRSLAVCKQEVPEKIKESSGGPWTFVGLLPLFDPPRHDSAETIRQALNLGVNVKMITGDQLAIGKETGRRLGMGSNMYPSSSLLGEHKDASIASLPVDELIEKADGFAGVFPEHKYEIVKRLQDRKHICGMTGDGVNDAPALKRADIGIAVADATDAARGASDIVLTEPGLSVIVSAVLTSRAIFQRMKNYTIYAVSITIRVVLGFMLLALIWKFDFSPFMVLIIAILNDGTIMTISKDRVKPSPMPDSWKLREIFATGVVLGTYLAVMTVVFFWLAHASDFFTEKFGLKSIRNNHEELTAAVYLQVSIVSQALIFVTRSRSWSFVERPGLLLIAAFLIAQLIATLIAVYANWEFAHMKGIGWGWAAVIWLYSIVFYIPLDILKFFIRYALSGKAWNNITENRTAFTSKKDYGRGAREAQWAAAQRTLHGLNPPDSDHVLNESNNYRDLSELADQAKKRAEIARLRELHTLKGHVESVVKLKGLDIETIQQHYTV from the exons ATGACAAGTCTCGAAGATATTAAGAAAGAAACTGTCGATCTG GAGAGGATACCGGTTGATGACGTGTTTCGAGAGTTGAATTGTACCAAAGAAGGTCTCACTAATGAAGAAGGGCAAAAAAGGCTTACCGTTTTTGGTCCAAACAAATTGGAAGAAAAGAGT GAAAGCAAGGTGCTGAAATTCTTGGGTTTTATGTGGAATCCCCTCTCATGGGTCATGGAGGCTGCTGCTATCATGGCTATTGCTTTGGCAAATGGAGGG GGTCAACCACCAGATTGGCAAGATTTTGTGGGAATAACGGTGTTGCTATTTATTAACTCAACCATTAGTTTTATAGAAGAAAACAATGCTGGAAATGCCGCTCAAGCACTCATGGCAGGTCTTGCTCCTAAAACCAAGGTTCTGAGAGATGGAAGGTGGTCTGAGCAAGAGGCTGCTATATTGGTACCCGGAGATATAATCAGCGTCAAATTAGGAGACATCATTCCAGCCGATTGTCGTCTTTTGGATGGAGATGCTCTTAAGATTGATCAATCCGCACTCACCGGTGAGTCCTTGCCTGTTACCAAGAACCCTGGCGATGAAGTCTACTCCGGCTCCACTGTAAAGCAAGGAGAACTCGAGGCTGTTGTAATCGCTACTGGTGTGCACACCTTCTTCGGTAAGGCTGCTCATTTGGTCGACAGCACTAACCAAGTTGGTCATTTCCAAAAG GTCTTGACAGCCATTGGTAACTTCTGCATTTGCTCAATTGCTGTGGGAATGGTCATCGAGATTGTTGTCATGTATCCAATTCAGCACCGCAGGTATAGGAGCGGAATTGACAACCTCTTGGTTCTTCTCATTGGAGGGATTCCAATTGCCATGCCAACAGTTTTGTCGGTTACAATGGCTATTGGTTCACATAGGTTGTCAGAGCAAGGTGCTATCACAAAGAGAATGACCGCCATCGAGGAAATGGCAGGGATGGATGTTTTATGCAGTGACAAAACCGGAACTCTAACATTGAACAAACTTACCGTGGACAAGAATCTGGTTGAGGTGTTTTCAAGAGATACCGATAAGGACATGGTTATTTTGCTCGGAGCAAGAGCCTCTAGGGTGGAGAATCAAGATGCCATTGATGCTTGCATTGTTGGAATGTTGAGTGATCCTAAAGAGGCTAGAGAAGGTCTTACAGAGGTGCATTTCTTGCCCTTTAATCCAGTGGACAAGCGTACCGCGATAACATACATAGACACTGATGGTAACTGGCACCGAGTAAGCAAAGGCGCACCAGAGCAG ATTATTGAACTTTGCAATCTTAGAGAAGATGTGAAGAGGAAAGCTCTTTCCATCATTGATAAATTCGCTGACCGCGGTCTTCGCTCCCTTGCTGTTTGCAAACAA GAAGTACCAGAAAAGATCAAAGAGAGTTCAGGAGGACCGTGGACGTTTGTCGGTCTATTGCCTCTCTTTGATCCACCAAGGCATGACAGTGCAGAAACCATTAGACAAGCTCTCAATCTTGGAGTAAATGTTAAGATGATTACTGGTGATCAACTAGCTATTGGCAAGGAAACCGGTCGCAGGCTCGGTATGGGAAGTAACATGTATCCATCATCCTCCCTCCTCGGCGAACACAAGGATGCCTCAATTGCTTCCCTTCCGGTCGATGAACTCATTGAGAAAGCCGATGGATTCGCCGGTGTCTTCCCTG AACACAAATATGAGATTGTAAAGAGACTTCAAGATAGGAAACACATTTGTGGAATGACAGGAGATGGTGTGAATGATGCACCTGCATTGAAAAGAGCAGACATTGGAATTGCGGTGGCTGATGCAACTGACGCAGCTCGAGGTGCATCCGACATAGTCCTCACGGAGCCTGGTTTGAGTGTTATTGTGAGTGCAGTCCTCACAAGCAGGGCTATTTTTCAAAGAATGAAGAACTACACGATTTACGCAGTTTCAATAACAATCCGAGTCGTGCTTGGCTTTATGCTCCTTGCTCTAATTTGGAAATTCGATTTCTCTCCTTTTATGGTTTTGATCATTGCCATTCTTAACGACGGCACAATCATGACCATTTCAAAGGATCGAGTGAAGCCATCTCCTATGCCAGATTCATGGAAGTTGAGGGAGATTTTCGCTACAGGCGTCGTGCTTGGCACCTACCTTGCTGTTATGACTGTTGTCTTCTTTTGGCTTGCTCATGCTTCTGATTTCTTCACT GaaaaatttggattaaaatcTATCCGAAACAACCACGAGGAGCTCACAGCTGCGGTTTACCTTCAAGTTAGTATCGTAAGTCAGGCTCTCATCTTTGTTACACGATCAAGGAGTTGGTCTTTCGTCGAACGTCCCGGATTATTACTTATTGCTGCCTTTCTCATCGCACAACTG ATTGCCACATTGATAGCTGTGTATGCAAATTGGGAGTTTGCACATATGAAAGGAATCGGATGGGGTTGGGCAGCAGTGATTTGGCTCTACAGCATTGTTTTCTACATCCCTTTGGATATCCTTAAGTTCTTCATTCGATATGCCTTGAGCGGCAAGGCATGGAATAACATTACTGAAAATAGG ACTGCTTTCACCTCGAAGAAAGATTACGGAAGGGGTGCGAGAGAAGCACAATGGGCCGCGGCTCAACGCACGCTACACGGATTGAATCCACCAGACTCAGATCATGTGTTGAATGAAAGTAACAACTATAGAGACTTATCTGAACTTGCGGACCAAGCGAAGAAACGCGCTGAAATCGCGAGGCTAAGGGAGCTACACACACTGAAGGGACATGTTGAATCGGTTGTGAAACTGAAAGGACTTGACATTGAGACAATTCAACAGCACTACACTGTTTGA